AGGAAGGTATAAAATTCATCCATTTTTGATCAGTATATTCTCCTTTTTCAAAATCGACAAAGCATTGATCTCTCAGGCGTTCGCTCCACCATCTCAACATCTTGCGCACCTTTGGATTATCTTGCACCCCCATAAACCCTAAATTGAATATTCCACATGACAACCATATGTTTTCAGGTGAATCAGTCTCCCCCAAACGAGGAATTGTAGTAATATGTGGTGTCAGTATGATTTGATACCTGTCAAGACTCTCAAATATCGGTGCTATCGAACTGAAAAAATATATATCCGGATCAAGATAAATAACCTTCTCATATCCTTGGGAAAGAATATATAGTATAGAATCAGGCTTTATTGCCGTGCAGAATTCCGTCAAGTCATACTTGAATGCCATCTCATACCATTTCTTATTATCAATGCCTAATTCATCTTTGGCAAAAATGATATTTTCAGGCATATCTGATAGTTCTGATGATGGCTCATCAGCCACCACAATGAAAAAGTCCAAATCTGTGTAATATCTCTTTATAGACTTTTCAAGTATCATTGCCAAGCCGATATAATTCTTGGCGACAATTGTGAATGCACAGTTTGTCATTTTTCCCGATTTTTTATGATCTTTTTTATTTTATCAGATATAGTCACCACGAGTGAAGGCCAATTAAACACTTCATCCGACAGTTTAAATGCTTTAGGTATAGTGTTTTTTAGTCTACTGTCATCATCAATAAGTTTCTGAAGCTCATTCGACAATTGGGTTGAAGAATCAAATGCAATGAATTTACCTAATTCTTCATTATCAGTAATTTCTTTTGCTCCTGTAACCGGTGTTGTCAATATATAATTACCAAAGGCGAGAGCTTCGCTATATACCTGTGCCATACATTCAAATGTGGATGTTAGGCAGAATATCTTAGCCCGGTTATACCATTCCCAAAGTTCTTTCTTATCATAAATAGGACCAGTGAACAAAACTTTTTCGGCAAGCCTTGGATTGTCCTTAAAATATTTATTGACATACGGCTCAAAATCATGTTCCACAGGTCCTATCAATACCACTTTATAATCCCGTAAATTACACTTTGCAACAGCATCCAACAACATTTGAGTGTTTTTCTGTTTACTCCCCAACCTTCCTACCGTGATAATCAGGTTCTCTTTTTTGTCATAACCTTTTCTAATCACATGCAAGTCTTGTCGCAACTCGGAGTCATGCCCATTTGGCATCCATTCCACTACATTCTTTAAGTAATCGCCACAACACCCTGCTTTTATTTCATCATAATTATTCTTTGTCTCAACAGAAAGTATGTCAATGGACTTATATAACATGCCTTTTATCCAACCTTTTAAACCATTACCCAAGACAGGGACAGAATTCATATCAGCTTTTATATATACTATCCCTGTAGGATTAATTTTTTTATAGACCCAAGAGAAAACCAAGTTCCTTCGATTCATCCAAAAAAGCTGCAAGACATCTATTTTCTTAGCATTTTTTATGAGATACCAAAACATCTCTTTCTCACTCCAAATAGTAGCTTCATATTTGCTTTTGGATTTTATTGGGATCATATTGACACCTCTATATACCCCTGAAAATTGCTTATTATGCTCTGCTTTTGGAAATACATAGTCAACATTCGCGTCAAGCATTCCTCCAAGATATTTTGACACCAAAAACATATCTTTCCCGACAATTCCTGAGTCAAGATAGTGAAAAAGCATCGTTATGTTGAGTGTTTTCATTTTGATAATGATACTATTTTTATAGGATTCCCTACTGCTAACGAATATGGGGGTATATCCTTATTGACCACAGCATTTGCTCCGATTACAGCTCCATCTGAAATTGTTATTCCAGGCAAGATTGTGACCTTATCACCAATCCATACATTATTACCTATTACAACAGGACCTTTTGAATAGAGTTTGCGTTGTGTTGGTTGGATATGCAATGTGCCAACACCTGTATCTCCATGACTGTTGTCTGTAATGGTTACCCATCGTCCGGTCAATGTTCCACGTCCTATTTTAATGGAATTTATGGCTGTTATGTGAACATATTCTCCTATTTGGACATCATTCCCAATTTCTATATTCGGAGAAAATGTGTCTCCAGCATAATTATCCCATGCAGTCAATACTGAGTGGTGATCTATCTTGACATTTTTACCTATACTTATATATCTTTCTCCGACCAAGGTACATGGACGACATATTTGTGAAGAGGCACCAAAATTAACGAACGATTTGCTAATCCATGCATTATAAAATTGATCAACTACTCGCTTCTGTACAACAGCTAATCTATATGGATATATGTAATGACATATCCTGGCAAGCCATTTTACTATAGTGTATAATACATCATGAATCATTGCCCTTACTCCCATATTTATTCATAAACTCATCAACACGTGAAAATTCTGTGTAATGCTGTTCAATCCAGTTCCAGTCATTGTCCCACCATCTGATTCTCATTAAATGATCACGTCTGTCCTTTGGGAAACGATATCTAATTACTCTTGCAGGGACACCCACAACTACAGAATATGGCTCAACATTTTTTGTCACTACTGCTCCTCCTCCAATAATTGCTCCATCCCCTATTTTTACATTATCCATTATTAGCACATTGGATCCTATCCACACATCATTACCAATCTCAACAGTATATTTATTATACCGGTCTACATATTGTAGTGACTTGAACAGTTCCGGCTTTCCTTTATGAAATGAGTAGCCGCAGACTTTTGAAACATCTGAATAAAACGCAGGATGTGTTGATATATTTTCAGACACGGGATGCCGACCCAAACCGATCCTCACATTATCTCCAATACTGCAATAACGACCAATTTTAGCCCAACAAATATGCGAATCAAACGAGATATAGGACCCTCTTCCTAATACCACAGACATTAAGAAAACATTATCTGCAATCATATTAAATCCCTCAAATGTACAACCGGATATAAAGGCACGCCCATTAAATTTCACTTTATACCGATATCGAAGATATATCTTTTTTAGATAATTCTTGAACGGAAATCTCATCAAATATTCATTTTAATAAATCGGTTGACAGGTAGCAACCTGAGAGTCGAGTTTTTCATAAGAATCTGTAACAATATATATACACAAAACCCGATTGCCACATAGGATATGATCAGCAACCAGCCACTAAATAACTTTGACAGCCCCAATATTAAAGGATAGAATACGCCACATGATATTATGGTTTTACATATGTCCTTTTTCGGAATAATCAACCTGACTGGCGTACGATATTTTACATATAAAAAAGAAATAATAAAAATTATAATCTCGGCTGTCAATGAAGAAATAGATGCCCCTATTGCACCAAGATGACGGATCATAAAAATATTTAATATAACGTTGCAAACGGAACCTGTAAGAATTCCTTTTAAAAAAAGCTTATCACAACCTAAGCCAATTAATATTTGCCCCCCTGTAATGTTATTGAATCCAATCACACATATCACTCCACTCATTATGATTAAAGGGATTATAGAACCCTCAAAATTAGGACCAAAAAACAATGGCACAAACTGTGATGCCACACAAATTACCCCAATCATCATTGGAATCGACAGGAAAGATACTATAGAAAATGATTTTTGTAGCAAAATATCAATCTCTTTATAATTGCTGTTACTGGCATAATATGAGATACGAGGTATTGCAACTGCCGAAAGGCTTGTGACTATTGCTAAAAGAGACTTTGATAGATTATTTGCATTATTGTAATATCCCACTTCACTATAATCTGTCATAAATCCTAACATTATCGTGTCAAGCATGGAATAAACCGATACAGCTAATGACGACGCAAAAAGTATACATAGAGAATTGATGTGCCTTTTCAGTTTTTGTATCCTGAACTTTGGCTTTATGCCTTCACGACACAGCATTATATAATTCCAAATATCTCCACCTATGGTCCCTGACACTCCTATTATCACATATATGAGTAGATCTTGCTTTGTCCTAACAAACACAAACATACATATAATAGAGATAAATCGTATAACGAGCACACGAATTGTTATATATTTGAACCGTTCCAATCCAGAAAAATACCAATCAACCCTTAATGGTGCCACATATAGAATAAATCCTGAAACTAAAAATATTATATTGTTTTGCGTAAGTTGTGGAATACAGAAAATTGTAAACACATACACAATGCTGATCATAACAGTTGTTACGATCGAGATTGAATACATATCAGACACAAATTCAGAAAGATCCTCCTTTGACTCTCGGATTTTTGACACCTCTCTTACTCCATATACTGGTATCCCAAGAAGAGCAAATAATGCAAAATATCCAGAATATGTATTTGCAAAATTATACAATCCAACACCTGTCGGTTCAAGTATTCTGGATATATATGGTGCTGTGATCAATGGGAATACAACCCTTGACACATTTAACAATATATTATACAGAAAATTACGTCTGATTGATACCATCTATATTAATGATTTTTACAATCTTCACCTCTAAAAATAGGTTATGAACCAATTTCGTTTATTAAATAATCAATAGATCATACAGCGGCTTCAACATTCAGTCTGTCGATGCGGAGGCGGGCGCAGCCGAGAACGGAGAGCTCTATCAGCAGCTCGCTGTCTCCGCCGGTGAGGTCGACGATCTCTCCCTCAAGGCCTCGGAGACCACCGCGGACGACTCGTACGCGGTCGCCGCGCCGAAATGCGCGCTCCTCTATGCTGACAGGGGTGTCGGAGTTCCCCAGGATGAAGCGTAGGGTCTGCATCTGGGGCTCTGGGATGACGGCAAGGCGGCCTGTGCCTGTGGCGGCGCGGTCGGTCATGAATCGCTTGATGAAAGGGTATGAGACTATCAGACGACGCTCCGGCTCGCTGCACCTTACGAAGACTACCGAGCGGATGACCACCTGTTCTGATCGTGCGCGCCTGCCGTTCTTCCAAACCTTCACCTGCTCCTGGGTGGCTACGTAAGATGTGTGACCTAAAGACGTGAGCTTATCGCGGACGCTTTTCTCGCTGTTATTATTTACTACAGCTACATACCACTTGGGAGAGGATACGCCTACGGCGTCGCCAACGCCTGGAAGCACTGCCGCAACGCTCGTGTCTTTCGATTCCGATGCCATCTGACAAAATAGCACTAAGTGATGTCAGTATCTCTTGCTTAGAGATGCGGATATCAGATAATAAATTGATAGATAATTCATTGCTGCAAATACACACTGAAATCTTAAAACAATAGCCACCATTGTTATATCCGTGGTTTAACAATCCGACCAATTTTATTCACTAAATTTGCCTCATATAAGGATTTTTGTTAATTTTGCATTTGATTTAAAAAAGTGATGCACTCTAAGCAAGAGATACTGGCATCACTTAGTGCTATTTTGTCAGATGGCATCGGAATCGAAAGACACGAGCGTTGCGGCAGTGCTTCCAGGCGTTGGCGACGCCGTAGGCGTGTCCTCTCCCAAGTGGTATGTAGCTGTAGTAAATAATAACAGCGAGAAAAGCGTTCGCGATAAGCTCACGTCTCTAGGTCACACATCTTACGTAGCCACCCAGGAGCAGGTGAAGGTTTGGAAGAACGGCAGGCGCGCACGATCAGAGCAGGTGGTCATCCGCTCGGTCGTCTTCGTAAGGTGCAGCGAGCCGGAGCGCCGTCTGATAGTCTCATACCCTTTCATCAAGCGATTCATGACCGACCGCGCCGCCACAGGCACAGGCCGCCTTGCCGTCATCCCAGAGCCCCAGATGCAGACCCTACGCTTCATCCTGGGGAACTCCGATACCCCTGTCAGCATAGAGGAGCGCGCATTTCGGCGCGGCGACCGCGTACGAGTCGTCCGCGGTGGTCTCCGAGGCCTTGAGGGAGAGATCGTCGACCTCACCGGCGGAGACAGCGAGCTGCTGATAGAGCTCTCCGTGCTCGGCTGCGCCCGCCTCCGCATAGACAGACTGAATGTCGAGCCCTCATCAATGCTTTGACAGATGACAAAAACTCACATTGACATCATATTCAATCGGCATCCGGGACAGGTAGTCCCGGCGGCTTTCATATTGACCAATCGCAGATTCTGCATATTATAAAAACAGCCTGCAAACCCTCTCTCATAGTCATCAAATACCATATTTATGATTGTCTCCAACCCAAAACAAAAGATCACTGCTGTCATCCCTATCCGACGGGGATCTCAGCGCGTAAAGGACAAGAACCTGCGCCCATTCGGCGACACATGCCTCATGGAGCTAAAGATCCGCACCCTGATGCAAGTGCCAGAGATTGATGAGATCATCGTCAATACGAACAGTGAGGACGCCATCCGAATTGTTAACGAATGTTATGCAGTGGGGGGGGTAAAAACATACCGCAGGGAGGAGTATTACGCCTCGTCCGAATGTTCAGGCAGTGAATTCTTCCGCAATCTCGGTGAGGTCACTGACACGGATGTGTTCATGTATTGCCCCTGCACCTCTCCATTCGTAAAACCAGAAACCATATCCCAGTGCATACGAGCCTATGCGGAACGTGGCGAAAACGACTGCGTATCGACAGTAAGCCAGATCAAGGAGTTCCTATGGCTTGACGGCAAGCCGTTGAACTATGATCCGTCCAACGCTCCCAATTCACAGGACCTGCCGGACATGGTGGCCCTCAATTTCGGTGTCACTGTCATCGGAAGGCAGGATCTGATCAACAACCGCAATATAATAGGCAAGAACCCCAGATTTGTAGTGACCTCTGACATTGAGGCGATCGACATTGACACTCCATTGGATTTCTATATTGCCGAGCAGATATACCGAAAAACGGTGATAGAAAAGCTGGAGTTGCTGGAATAGACCGTTGCCTGCCGCTGCCGCGCCGATGCACTGTAATTGACCAGGACATAACATTAATGACTCATATGAAAACAATTACAGCGATCATCCCGGTAAGGGCAGGCAGCACACGCCTGAAAAACAAAAACGTGGCACCCTTTGCAGGCACAAATCTACTGGTGAATAAAATCAACCAGCTGAAACAGGTGAAAGATATCACCAAGATAGTGGTATCGTCCGATTCCGACCTGATGCTGGAGATGGCAAAAGCAGCCGGAGCTGACACCCATAAGCGTGCGCCGGAGTACTGTGATGAAAAGACAAAGACCTTTGGGGAAGTGGTCCGTCATATTGCAGAGAGTGTCGACGGTGACACCATACTGTGGGCAACATGCACATCGCCATTGGTGTTCCCAAAGGACTACAGAGAGGCTATCGAAGCATATTATCCGGCATTGGAACAGGGATTTGACTCACTGATGAGTGTGGAGAGCTTCAAGCGTTACATCTGGAATGAGGATGGCCCGCTCAACTACGAGCTCGGCTTGAAGCACGTCCCAAGCCAGCAGTTGCCTACACTGTACTTCGTCACTGACGGCATCCTCATGGCTCCGCGTGAAAAGATGATCGAATGGGCATATTTCCATGGCAGGAATCCATACAAATTCGTGGTGGACAAGAGAACCGGATGTGACATCGACGACGGACTCGACCTGGCATGCGCCCGAGCCTGGCTCGACATGGACGAATCCGTCAGTCAGATAGACCCCTACATCATAGGTAAAAAATAAGGATCTGTAAATGTCTATAAACCGGATACTCGGTTCATCACTGGTGAGGAATTCCTTTGTTTATGTCGTATGTGACGGCATAAACAAGGCTATTCCATTCCTGCTTCTGCCATTTATCACCTACTATCTCACACCAGGCGACTATGGTGTGGTGACTAACTTCAATGTGTATGTCCAGATCCTCTCGGTATTCTGTTTTCTGTGCACAGCCGGGGCGTTGCCTGTCATGTTCAATAAGTTAGACAAGAGCGAGATCCGATCGTATGTCTCCAACATGATGCTACTGAACACGGTTGTGACATTCGTATGCCTGATAATAAACATGTTTATATTCCGGTGGATCGACAGAGGCCTGAACATAAGCCCCACATTTCAAATGTATGCCATTGTGGTGGTATGGTTCACAGGCATCACCAACATAAACATGCTTTTGTGGCGATGCGAGGAACGGCCTGTGGCATTCGGGGTCTACCAGATATCCCAGTCGGCAGTGAACGCAGCCACCACCGTAGTGTTCGTGATAATACTGCTTCTCGGCTGGCAAGGAAGGGTGTACAGCATGATGTGTTCCGTCATTGTGTTCGGCATCATCAGCCTCTACATCCTGTACA
The nucleotide sequence above comes from Duncaniella freteri. Encoded proteins:
- a CDS encoding glycosyltransferase gives rise to the protein MKTLNITMLFHYLDSGIVGKDMFLVSKYLGGMLDANVDYVFPKAEHNKQFSGVYRGVNMIPIKSKSKYEATIWSEKEMFWYLIKNAKKIDVLQLFWMNRRNLVFSWVYKKINPTGIVYIKADMNSVPVLGNGLKGWIKGMLYKSIDILSVETKNNYDEIKAGCCGDYLKNVVEWMPNGHDSELRQDLHVIRKGYDKKENLIITVGRLGSKQKNTQMLLDAVAKCNLRDYKVVLIGPVEHDFEPYVNKYFKDNPRLAEKVLFTGPIYDKKELWEWYNRAKIFCLTSTFECMAQVYSEALAFGNYILTTPVTGAKEITDNEELGKFIAFDSSTQLSNELQKLIDDDSRLKNTIPKAFKLSDEVFNWPSLVVTISDKIKKIIKNREK
- a CDS encoding acyltransferase — protein: MGVRAMIHDVLYTIVKWLARICHYIYPYRLAVVQKRVVDQFYNAWISKSFVNFGASSQICRPCTLVGERYISIGKNVKIDHHSVLTAWDNYAGDTFSPNIEIGNDVQIGEYVHITAINSIKIGRGTLTGRWVTITDNSHGDTGVGTLHIQPTQRKLYSKGPVVIGNNVWIGDKVTILPGITISDGAVIGANAVVNKDIPPYSLAVGNPIKIVSLSK
- a CDS encoding CatB-related O-acetyltransferase, with product MIADNVFLMSVVLGRGSYISFDSHICWAKIGRYCSIGDNVRIGLGRHPVSENISTHPAFYSDVSKVCGYSFHKGKPELFKSLQYVDRYNKYTVEIGNDVWIGSNVLIMDNVKIGDGAIIGGGAVVTKNVEPYSVVVGVPARVIRYRFPKDRRDHLMRIRWWDNDWNWIEQHYTEFSRVDEFMNKYGSKGNDS
- a CDS encoding flippase, whose translation is MVSIRRNFLYNILLNVSRVVFPLITAPYISRILEPTGVGLYNFANTYSGYFALFALLGIPVYGVREVSKIRESKEDLSEFVSDMYSISIVTTVMISIVYVFTIFCIPQLTQNNIIFLVSGFILYVAPLRVDWYFSGLERFKYITIRVLVIRFISIICMFVFVRTKQDLLIYVIIGVSGTIGGDIWNYIMLCREGIKPKFRIQKLKRHINSLCILFASSLAVSVYSMLDTIMLGFMTDYSEVGYYNNANNLSKSLLAIVTSLSAVAIPRISYYASNSNYKEIDILLQKSFSIVSFLSIPMMIGVICVASQFVPLFFGPNFEGSIIPLIIMSGVICVIGFNNITGGQILIGLGCDKLFLKGILTGSVCNVILNIFMIRHLGAIGASISSLTAEIIIFIISFLYVKYRTPVRLIIPKKDICKTIISCGVFYPLILGLSKLFSGWLLIISYVAIGFCVYILLQILMKNSTLRLLPVNRFIKMNI
- a CDS encoding UpxY family transcription antiterminator; the encoded protein is MLFCQMASESKDTSVAAVLPGVGDAVGVSSPKWYVAVVNNNSEKSVRDKLTSLGHTSYVATQEQVKVWKNGRRARSEQVVIRSVVFVRCSEPERRLIVSYPFIKRFMTDRAATGTGRLAVIPEPQMQTLRFILGNSDTPVSIEERAFRRGDRVRVVRGGLRGLEGEIVDLTGGDSELLIELSVLGCARLRIDRLNVEAAV
- a CDS encoding UpxY family transcription antiterminator, translating into MASESKDTSVAAVLPGVGDAVGVSSPKWYVAVVNNNSEKSVRDKLTSLGHTSYVATQEQVKVWKNGRRARSEQVVIRSVVFVRCSEPERRLIVSYPFIKRFMTDRAATGTGRLAVIPEPQMQTLRFILGNSDTPVSIEERAFRRGDRVRVVRGGLRGLEGEIVDLTGGDSELLIELSVLGCARLRIDRLNVEPSSML
- a CDS encoding cytidylyltransferase domain-containing protein → MIVSNPKQKITAVIPIRRGSQRVKDKNLRPFGDTCLMELKIRTLMQVPEIDEIIVNTNSEDAIRIVNECYAVGGVKTYRREEYYASSECSGSEFFRNLGEVTDTDVFMYCPCTSPFVKPETISQCIRAYAERGENDCVSTVSQIKEFLWLDGKPLNYDPSNAPNSQDLPDMVALNFGVTVIGRQDLINNRNIIGKNPRFVVTSDIEAIDIDTPLDFYIAEQIYRKTVIEKLELLE
- a CDS encoding cytidylyltransferase domain-containing protein; this translates as MKTITAIIPVRAGSTRLKNKNVAPFAGTNLLVNKINQLKQVKDITKIVVSSDSDLMLEMAKAAGADTHKRAPEYCDEKTKTFGEVVRHIAESVDGDTILWATCTSPLVFPKDYREAIEAYYPALEQGFDSLMSVESFKRYIWNEDGPLNYELGLKHVPSQQLPTLYFVTDGILMAPREKMIEWAYFHGRNPYKFVVDKRTGCDIDDGLDLACARAWLDMDESVSQIDPYIIGKK